The genomic interval tattatcattgagCTAGGTAAAAAGCTTGATAAGTTATCTTATCCGTGTGAAACGATGACTtaaaatggcgtcgcatggaatcgaggacgccggacagtggcttatgcaaatgagcatctgttccgtagactgATTAGCGATTAGCGAGTGACACAACCCCGCTACCGCAAAAAGTCCTGAATAGCTTTGCTATCCACGACTTAAAAACGACATTATCAACCATGTTGATAGTTGGTGTTGGAGatttctatttttgttttcccaacattaaaaagaattttggggttcatttcgaaAATACTATTTCTATTTCTTCAAATTCCAACTGGTACAAAAGAACTTATACGTAAACACAAATAGAGTTTATCGTCTTGCATCCTTTTTTCAGTTCTATCAGAGGAAAACGGTTGAAATTCtactcaaaacaaaaaaaacccatCGTTTTGTTATACGCGAGGCTGATTTTTAATTAAGATCACAACTTGGCAGATTTTTAGTAACACTTACAACTTGGCCGATTTTTAGTTGCAATTtacaacattattttaattatagTAATTCCCAGAAATGAGAATATTTGAAACGTTACATGACTTACGTAACCTTGTTGAAAAACGAGAAGAATGTTTTAATTCGCGGATGTTGCCTTACTCATTTCCAAAACAAGCGGCCCGCTAATCACTTCAAAAACTGTcattattttcaataaaaacgaTATTTCATTAGTAAAACCAGAAGACCATCAGAACAAAGCAAGGCCGTAACACTTTTATAGGGCCTGGGTGATTGCCACACCATCTCCTCAACCCGGTCTTCTTCTAAAATAGGCCATTctggccattccagctataagtttgcgtgcgcataaccatagaaacctacctcaactaccagaatgcagcgcgcgcttttttaaacaaggacctgcggtataaaaggcgcgCGCCTGGTCCAAGTCGCCATTTTCGCTAGACTTTGTCGAGTGCAGAGCTCGATAAAAAGAATTGAATTTTCTGGGTCACGTGAAATCGACGGTTTGCGTGGGTGAATTAAGGCGAAACTCGTTATGTGTCATAAACTATTGTTAATAAACAGATCCACGGTGACAAAGCTCcgttaaaatgttttttaaccTCGCCATATGAAAAATCGTTTGCTTAATGAAACATGCCTGTAAAACTGTAAGTACCCAAACTTGGGCGTAGCATCCCATCAAAAACTGTTCATGGCATAGATGTTAATCCATATACAAGAGTAAAATCATTAACTAGCATATTTAGtgtgttttatatttatttttatcgtaGTAATTGCATCTCTATAACACTGGAAGTATGGTGGTGAGGGCGTTGCCCTTGTAACGGTAATATGAAATATGTTAGCCTTCATCTACCTGAAAAAGTTTGGGCCCGTGAATTACCATTAAGTGAATGTTTCCTCCATTTTTGTGATAatcatagccggtttgcctcagttaaacttcatcggccgatgaagatgaagtttaactgaggcaaaccggctatgccatgctgacgagtcctaataaggacgaaacagctgtccatggttgccgaactgcacgggtaatagactgtgctagcgtcccgtcttggcccgactggtgccaatgtgtgtatgctagtgtgcttttaaagtccacatttataaATTCTGTACCATTTTCATGTACTATATTGAGCGTTGCAGGCGCTACCAAAGTTCTCTTCAGGTTCCTGCGCAGCCGTCCTTAGTGTCAGTCTGTCACATTACAAGTTCCTATCCAAGTGTttagtcaaaataaaaagCTGTCTTGGGCAGCCTAGTAGTATCAGGCGTTCTTGGGTTACCTAATGGGTTTCCgtgtttgggtttcctgtggatggtGAGAGTTGTGATGTTATAGGAAGCCAGCCCCCAAGGCGTCTCACGGTTCTCTCCGGGCAGGAAAGAGCGTTTGGTACTAGACTAATTTTTTCCTgaccttttttccatatacTTTTCAGATAAAGCCATGTCTAACAATTCAAAcgtgacgtcaccaccacctaTCACTCAAACAACTCAAGCAGCCAATCATATCAACACATGCAGCAACAGCCACTCAATCATTCAAATCAGCATGATTGTGGTTGTCATGGCAGTGTCAATCATTGGCAATGGTGCCGTCTGTGCTCTGCTTTTGCGTTTCAAGGTACACGTCACAACTCCTTTTCATGGGTGCCCACAAGCCCAGAAGAGCAAAGAAAATGCCGTAGAAATTATAAAATTTGACGCACAAGCTTTAGCGCCGCGAAATAGAACTTTTCAAATGAGGTCTACAATTTCGTATCGGACTAAAATGAAAATAGACGTTTGATTCATAAGGTTCTTTTCTATGGCAAAAGCATGGATATTAGATCAGATCCCTGTGACAATAGATCGAAGGGGGGTTTGACTCCGAAATTCCGCACTATTACAGCATTTCTATAGCTTCATCTGTAGTTAAGTCCACTTCGTACGCCATTCTAGATCAGCTGTGACCCGCCAGTCTATcattttggatgcgcgcgcaacatcgtgaaaacgttctattgttcttattgTTCTGTTATATTCTAAAACGGTCACATCATAACGAACATTTGAGTATTTGTATTTCGTATAAAACGAGTGTCCTAGCAAGAGTTTTCCATTTACTATACCTAACCCGACCCACTTTCCACTTTACAGACTTTACGGACCGTCCCCAATATCCTTGTCGCGAACCTGGCCCTTATCGATGTCGTCAATGCATGCGTGAACATGCCACTCTTTATCATGTGGTACCAGTGTAAAGTCCCGTATATCGGTAGGTCCCTTATGACATCCACTATGGAAATTTGTTTTAGGTTCGTCTGTATAGCTAGACGTAGCCTGATATCAATCCAGAACGCAGAGGCCGCCAAGGTTGAACCCAAAAACCTTTACATACTTTGAAAGtaaattatattttgattCTATAATCATAATCCTAATTTTGGACTTAAAGATATCCTGTTATAAGTAAAGAGAGTACAGCTGTcttaatgcactagtcatttgaaacccccacccccatggtcccggggaagtgtggggttaGTGGGGGCTTAGAGCACTTCTGAACGAGAGAATCTGTCCCGATGGGGTGGGagaattgacagttttttacTCTAAGATATATCCCCACCGTGGGGGTTTGGGACAAGTGAATAGTGTCACAAATATCATGTTAGTTTCTTGCTTGAGaccctttttcttttgtagCAAGCAATACCATGTATTAGCATGTGGCATGCTGCACGGCGACATGTACAAAAACgaatggtcccggggaagtgtAGGGTTAGGGCGGGGGCTTAGAGCAATTTGGACGAGAATCTGTCCCGAGGAggtgggggaattgacagtttttcaCTCTAAGACTTATCCCCACCGTGAGGGTTTGGGACAAGTGAATAGGGTCACAAATATGCATGTGGCATGCTGCACGGCGACATGTGCAAAaacgaatattaaaaaaaaatgccagattaagataatttatttttccatctttttttgtaactgttatcttcatagtaATTGGTTCAAATGTACTCGctgaagtgtactggctttaaaagataaaaaagcttatttcagatgacttgttgtcgGGTAGTTGCCAGTAGTTTGCATccaaggggtaggggcatttaACTGTCGTTTTGTCCCGAGGGAGTGGGGGCTTTTCTCggttttgtacagggtcaaagtctaacccccacccttccccgggaccatgggggtgggggtttcaattgactagtgcataatcTTGCTTGTTTTCCAGGTGGCCCTGCTGTGTCATGGTTCACCATCTCGTTTTACGTGTTGTTTATGAACTTGACAGTAGTGTCCCTCGTGGTTTTGATGTTGGACCGCTACGGAGCCATTGTACACGGGTTAAGGTAAGCGTCAATGAAAAACCCGAgtggaaagggggggggggggacatttTTCGAGGTAATACACAAGCGCCAAGTAAACCCGAGTAAAAGGGGAAGGGAGAGCAGAGACGTTGTGCATGTTCTGAGGTAAACCTCCAATTAAAACCCGAGTAGAAGGAGGAAAGGACATTGTACTCGGATTGAGGTTAAAGTCAAGAAAACACGAAtggaaggggggagggatagAAATTGTACAAGGGCTAAGGAAAAAGCGCCAAAAAAAACCGTTTGGGATATAGAAGGGGTGGGTGAGCATTGTACAGGGGAAGAAGTTAAAAAAGCTCAAAACCAAGGGAAGGTGGGAATAGACATGTTAATAACTTAAGATTCggttgatgatttttttttaaaacttcgCTGCGACTTTGCTTTTACGAAGGTGCGAAACTGAAAAGGCCGAAAACGTTCAATTTTAGATCTTAAAACAAACCAATAAACACACTTTGCTGGCTATTTAGGGTAAAGTGAAACGAATAAATGAATAACCATTTCCAGGTACCACTCGTGGAAAACTCGCAACAAGGcactgttttctgttttcgTCATTTGgttctgcgcatgcgcctaCACCTATGGACAGTTCGCCATGGGTATCCATGTGGACATTGGTCCTCAACCCGCATGGATGTACCGCATGGAGTACTTTAAGATCTTCGGGCGACCCTTCGTACTCACTGGTAAGCAAAAAATAGGCACATAattgtgttagtgtggacatTGGTCCTCAACCCGCATGGATGTACCGCATGGAGTACTTTAAGATCTTCGGGCGACCCTTCGTACTCATTGGTATTTAGAAATAGGCACACAATCGTATTAGTGTTTTAGTGTGTGGAAATAAGCTCCCAATGGTGTTACTTGTAAAGATTGGGTATTCGCACCTAGGGTGTAAGGGATGGTGTTTTATGGGGTAGCGggaaaagggaaaaaaggCTGGCGAAAATACGTACAAGAAAGGGCAAAGGAATAATTAAAATGATGGTTAAAGggattaataaaaataataaaagtttAAAACAGTGTATTGGAGAAATTTTTACTCTTGTGGAATCATGCCCTTTGAAGAGATTTTGGCCATTTAGGAAAAGTGGAAAATAATTGTACCTTCAGAATTTTGAAAGTTTAAACACTTCAACTCAGGTTACGTGGTCCCTTTGTTTGTCATCTCCATCCTCGGAATCCTTATCTGGCGTCAAGTGCGCATGAGTACTATCGCTATTAGCCCGCAGAGCAGCCTGGGTAGCGACATCAAACACAGACGTGACGTGGCAACCGCAAAGACTGTCGGTCTCACCATCCTGGCTTATTTCTGGTTTGGCTTCTTCCCAGTTCTCCTCCACAGTGTCGCAAAGATTCATGGGTCCTGGGTGCACTTCTTTGCTTATTGGTTCATCCACGTCAGCAGTATGGCTAATCCAATCATCTACTCGTTGCGTACGCAGAGGTTCCGACTTACGCTGACTCTCCTCCTGCGGGAACCCTGTGGAAAGAGCCAGCCCAGCATGACGTCATCCTCTATGGTGCCATCTTCGGGTGTGACGCACTCGACTGGCTGGACATCATCGTCCACTATCAAGATAATTAAAGTGAAGCCGGCGGTGAACGTGACGTCATCGGCTTggatgatgacgtcatttaaCGGTAGTGCTTTGTCGTCACAGGCTACTGTCGAGAGTGGGGGGATAGTGAACTTGGAGGAGGACAATGATGATATGGCGATTTTCTGAGAGGAATGGTTACTTAAGTATTGGAATGATCAGAATAGGTTTGTAAATATAGACACGATGTATTGCGACTTTTATGATAGAGGACACGGTTAAAGAGCAGCTTTCACTCTTGGAGTATAAATGTATATACTTGTATGTAAAAAATAATGACAGTATTGGTGTTGACAGAGAATAATAGGTCACCTGTTTTCTGTTGGCCACGGTCTACTTACAGGCAAGGATTCAGAAATATTTTGACCTTTTAAAAGAATGCCaatcacccactcctttgttattgtttatcattgaaaaagCTATTATAACTATTATAAGAATGAAGACATGTAGCTAATACTAATGTAACGTACTAACTTTGACCTGTTTACGTAAACAGGTGTAAATTGTCTGGATCCGAAAATTTAGCAATATCAATAACATACGTCCAATATACGGATAGCATTTAAGATATTGAATTAGATATATAGTCTCATTTAGCCCGTttatcaggcgattttatttgTCAAAAGTTAGAGCGGGAAAATAAAACTCTTTGTCGCTTCCTGGTATATACTTCAAAGGGAACGATAAAAGGGACTGACACTCAATCTCATATTGATTCGACACTCAATCTCATATTGATTCGACGGCTTTTAAGATGATGAGCAGACTACGTGAGATTGAAGCTACGTAGCGTGTACATGCTTGTAAATATGCTTGTTTGAGCGTTAACATGCCTTATCTACTTGTCATTTGAggcaataaaaaaatgcaagataTATATCAATAATATTGTATAAGCTTCTGTTCTTTAAATTCTGTTTCATGTCTCAGTACATAAGCCGCGAAGCTGGCCTAAAAGCTCAAGACAAAATTCAGAGACATAGGGTGAGGGCGGTGTGGGTTGGTTATTATGGCGATAGAGAGGCGTGGCTATGAAAAGCACACAGCAGAAAGTAGACCTTCTGCTAATACGGTACTTGCGCTAAGAAAGAAAGGTCAggtgacctttctgggtggcaaatttgAAACAAAATAACCACATAAATGACTGGGCCGTCACTTCagaaaacgacgaaaaaataaaatctttcaatgaaaataaatcctttctgaaaaaaataaacaatggctttattcgtaagcgctaaataagttgctttttgttactattattttgccgctaaaagcctgagcgctaGTTtgacacccaaaaagtcacgcaATCTATTAGCGCAAGTCCCAGATTGTAGACAGCGAATTGTATTAAAAAAGTATTCTAGATAACTCTGGATAAGTCAGACAATTTTTCGCTCCCACCCAAAGATAAACCCCTGGGCACAGGCCTGATAACAGTACTAAGTTTACTcagttatataaaatctaaaaACCTGGGGGGCTTTTTCAATCACACGATTAATGTGTCTTGTGCAAATGAAGAAAAGCCCAAACAAATGCAAACTCATTCCCATAGTTTGTGTCATTGAGACCAGGCAGGAGAACATGGACCAGGTAAGCCCAAAAGCAAtacatattcattttttttagttgcTGTAATAAAAAGTAGAGAGAGAGTTAGGCCTCAAAGACCTGTTTTATGATTGCCTTCACTGGTCCAATCACCACAATCTTCCTCTAGATGGCTGTTGTCTGTCGAATCCACATTCGCATCGCGTGACCTTGTGATCGGTGCCCCTCAAACTTGCGGGCCTCCTGTGGATAAGATATCTCTTCATTTCAGTAtgaaattgaaaacaaaacaaaaagcgTCAAAATCTTGAATACACGAACagcaaaaatgttttgttattcATAGAGATTGAATTAGTCATGAAAATATGCAATCGAGCAttatccccccaccccaccccacaccAGATAAAAACCGTCACAGGAGCCCGCATGTCGCATGAGTAGAATTCAATATGGCGGCTTCACGAATGTTAAGACGAGGATTTGATTATGTAAAAAGTAAAGAGTTTAGGGAATATTTATGCAGGTAAGCACTGGTATACTTTGAGTTTTATCAATATTTTCTCTGCAATAAGTTATATTTCCCCAAAAGTCTGTTTACACTCTTATTTCGATTTTATTTCAGCACGGTGAGTTGGCGGTTTGTCATCGTCTTGGTCGAATTTGTGGTTTGCTTTATACTTGCATTCATTCTAATGTCTTATTTATTCTTCTATTTCTATCCATTGTGAAATTAGCACTTCTGGGGACCAGGTaaatgactattatttgattatgtttacattttattttccGGATAAACCACTTGGTAACGAGTATCTCGAAGCTCGAGGTTTCGTTTGCGTTCTGCTTTTCTGTTATAGATTAAAATGTAGATATTTTAGTATTCACGAAACCCATAGCCCTTATTTCACTCTACAAAGCGTAGGATTCTGCAAGTTCGTGACTTTTATTATTGCGTGCTTCTTCCATTTAGTGCAAAGTTTCAAACTGtgaaatttcaatcaaatctCTTGAAAACTTGCCCGACTTCACTGCTAGCTGAGGGATTAATAAACTAAAGTAAACGTGCAGCTTGATTGCATATTAGGTATATGGACTATCCCTTATAACCTAAAGAAATTAATTAGTATTACTAGTAGATCTATAATCCTTTTGTGACATCTGatagcaaaatttagcagCTCTTCATTTACTTAAAGACAAATTTTCAGCTTATCAAAAAAGTGAAGGGGTCAGGAATATCTACAaggacaaaaaatatttataatatagcatttttataattttttttattgcaaagTATTGTGTTGTCTCTTAGCAGGTCATACAGGATATATGGGCCTACAAATCAATCAATAAGACATCTCCAATGTTCAATGTGTCACTCTCATATTTGATTATCAGCAAGAAATTACTGCAAATTTGAATTTACCCCACTTTGTTAATGGTCCGTTGTAAGAGTCTGTAACACACCTTATATTCTACAAGTGCAGAAAGCAAATGTATAATGAGTCATGTGACATTTGGAACATTGGAGATGCCTTCTAGGTGGATAACATCTTCATGATAAAAGCTGAATGTGTTTTGTGAGCAGTGAACTCTGTTTTTTATAGTTGCAAACTGGGGTTTACCACTTGCTGCCATAGCTGACATGAAGAAAGACCCAGAGTACATCAGTGGGAAGATGACAACAGGTAGGCGGCAGTGCTTGGGGAATCCCTTGGTTTCTTTCAGTCGTGGAACTGTCATTTACCAAACAACATTAGCTGTTTGCGCTGATGTCTTTTgaatttgaaatttttttgCCATATCAACAGTAATGTTGCTAATTATGTCTGAATTTAAGTGATCTCATACTAAATACTGCTCTTGATCAAACattgttttgtaaaataaactgtGTAAAAACAGAGACTGTAGTTAAAACAGATTAAAGTTGTTTTGAGGATTGTCcccagggggggggactctccctaaaaacaaatatgtaCATATGCTCGTTGTGAAAATGAATTtaaaccctaagggatagtaAAATGGGTAAGGTTTCTGGATTTTtcaaccctaagggatagcaaaatGGGTGTTGTTTCTGgatttttttaaccctaagggatagcaaaatGGGTAAGGTTTCTGgatttttttaaccctaagggatagcaaaatGGGTAAGGTTTCTGGGTTTTtcaaccctaagggatagcaaaatGGTTAAGGTTTCTGGACTTTTTaactctaagggatagcaaaatgttttttttttaaccctaagggatagcaaaatGGGTGTGGTTTCTGGATTTTtcaaccctaagggatagcaaaatGGGTGTTGTTTCTGgatttttttaaccctaagggatagcaaaatGGGTAAGGTTTCTGGATTTTtcaaccctaagggatagcaaaatGGGTGTTGTTTCTGgatttttttaaccctaagggatagcaaaatGGGTAAGGTTTCTGGATTTTtcaaccctaagggatagcaaaatGGTTAAGGTTCCTGGACTTTTTaactctaagggatagcaaattttttttttaaccctaagggatagcaaaatGGGTGTGGTTTCTGCATTTTTTAACCATAAGGAATAGCAAAATGGGTGTGGTTTCTGGACTTTTTAACTCTAAGGGATATCAAAATGGATGTAGTTTCTGGATTTTTTAACCCTCAGGGATAGCAAAAtgggtttgttttttttaaccctaagggatagcaaaatGGGTGTGGTTTCTGCATTTTTTAACTGTAAGGAATAGCAAAATGGGTGTGGTTTCTGGATTGCTAAAGTTACAGCCGGCTCCACAATAATCCAAAGGACAATTGCGATTTTGATTGGCCATTTGACGTTCATTCTCTTTAGTTGACAGTTGacacaagattgactgatcgAGGTTTAACAGAAAGTATTACAATCTGAGTGTGATTTGTACTTTTTTGGGTCGGGTCATGGTAgacaccctaagggatagcagatttccagaagaccctaagggatagcacttggggcgaaatttataccctaagggataggaCAAGCATATGTCACTTTTTATggtgtccccctccccccggggGATTTCCCTTGTTGGCAGAACTCCTTTCACCTAGCCATGAAACACATTATTTTTTAGCGGTCACGGTAAAGAATCCTGCATTCTGATTCGCTTATAGAGTGGTCCAGAGATTCCTAGGTCTGAGAATCGATATTTAAGTGCGCTGCTTGCTGTTTAAGAGGTCTTTAAAATAATGACAAGGGCTGACGGACCTCCTACCCGGCAAATAACCCCTATTTACTTCAATCATGTGTTGACATATAGTCCCATGGTTTTTCTACATCTTGTCTGCAGTCTTTCTAGTAAAACCATTGAGTTATTTTTTAGTTGGGTTTATTTTCGGTTTTCAATCTCTATGCATGCGAACACAGCATATCAGTTACTGTGGTAGATTTGTATAACAAACTACACAAACGCACATGCTATACATTCTGGTAGTTGTGGTAGCTCTCCTTGTCATTTCTGAATGAAAACAAGTATGCTTAAACAGGAGGTTCCGCTAtgaaagggaaagctcctccctaccccgggctcaagaacaatcagttatcaatcagtcgtcaatgagtcaacatgtcaggacaattgctctgagcgctaaattcaacattcatattctaaaccaaaataaatattatttctaGAGTTTTCCATCTGAAAATGTTTCTATCTATCATAAAATAATGCTAATAACgctgtcttgttacctgtgcaaaaatgGTTTTATTCCAGCCGACGTAGGCTCAtagataagcaattttacaggagaCTTGTAATTTGTGACCGCTAGTGTGGCAGTGTTCTggttataattgcaaattcgagcccgggggtgggaggagctttcccttttctAGCGGAACCTTGTGTTTAATTATAGTTGGAACCACCTATTGAATGTGTGATTTTTGACAAAATATTTGCTGTCATGTTTTTAGCTCTGTGTATCTACTCCATGCTGTTTATGAGGTTTGCATGGAAAGTACATCCCAGGAACATGCTACTGTTCGCCTGCCATTTTACTAACGAAGTCTGTCAACTAGGACAACTAGGGAGATTTACCAAATACAAGTAAGGGATTGCCTGAATGTCTTTATTTACACAGGGATATCATTTTATGTTTCCTGCCCATATCATGTGCCCAACAGAACAGGACCATTATCGTCATGGCCAGCACCACCATCATCCTTATATCTTCACTTGGGATGACCCCCTCTGCACTTGGGATGACCCCTTCCCCATTTGGAATGACCCCTTCCCTACTTTGGatgaccccctccccactTGGGATGACCCCCTCTCCACTTGTCTGTGTGTCACTTGGGAAGACCCCTCCCATTAGGAATGACCCCGTCCCCACTTGGGATGACCCCCTCTTCACTTGTCTGTCTGCCACTTGggatgtctgtctgtctgccacTTGGGATGATCCCCTCCCTATTTggaatgaccccctccccactTGGGGTGACTCCCTCTCCACTTGTCTGTCTGCCACTTGGGATGTCTGTCTGCCACTTGGGatgacccccaccccactTGGAATGACCCCCTCTTCACTTGGGACGACCCCCTCCCCACTTGGGatgaccccctccccactTGGGATGACCCCTCTCCACTTGGGATGACCCCTCCCCACTTGGGatgaccccctccccactTGGGATGACCCCCTCTCCACTTGGGATGACCCCCTCTCCACTTGGGACGACCCCCTCTCCACTTGGGATGACCCCTTCCCCATTTGGAATGACCCCTTCCCCACTTGGGatgaccccctccccactTGTCTGTGTGTCACTTGGGAAGACCCCCTCCCATTAggaatgaccccctccccactTGGGATGACCCCCTCTTCACTTGTCTGTCTGCCACTTGGGATGTCTGTCTGCCACTTGGGATGACCCCCTCCCTATTTggaatgaccccctccccactTGGGGTGACCCCCTCTCCACTTGTCTGTCTGCCACTTGGGATGTCTGTCTGCCACTTGGGatgacccccaccccactTGGAATGACCCCCTCTTCACTTGGGACGACCCCCTCCCCACTTGGGatgaccccctccccactTGGGATGACCCCTCTCCACTTGGGATGACCTCTCCCCACTTGGGatgaccccctccccactTGGGATGACCCCCTCTCCACTTGGGATGACCCCCTCTCCACTTGGGATGACCCCTCTCCACTTGGGATGACCCCCTTTCCACTTGGGATGACCCACTCTCCATTTGGGACGACCCCCTCCCCACTTGGGATGACCCCTCTTCACTTGGGATGACCCCCTCTCCACTTGGGATGACTCCGTCTCCACTTGGGATGACCCCGTCTCCTCTTGGGATGAACCCCTCCCCACTTGGGATGGTGACCACCAGGTGACCCCCATTTGCGAGTTTTTGGATATGCCACTGTTGATACACATACACACATTTAGTCTTACTTGTTTATCGTCACAAATTGTTGCATTAGTGTAGTGATtgcatttttctttgatttttagGTTGGAAGGTGGCAAGCAACAGCCTGCTTTGGCTATTGAGTATGAAAGCTCTTCAAGTTAGGAAGAAATACAtaatattttcataaaaattgttttatcaTACTGTTTTTCCTCTAGGaacaaaaatatgtttatttGTATATATAAATTACAATTCTACTGGGACTGTCATGGTGGTTTTTCAAACCCATTTTTCGAGCACCGATTACAATTACGATTACTCTGGTGGCCTTAAAATGGGTGTGAAAAACCTTCTTGACAGTCCCAGTAGTTACAATGGCTACATACATATTGTCTTAGAAGTACTATTTAAGAAGTTATCTTATAACTTGTGTGTCTAATCAATAGATATTTATAACCATTTTAACTGTAGATTTGTGCTTGGAGAAACTTTTAATTTAGATTTTGCAACCTGCTAGTAAAGGGGACTTTTATAAACAACAACTTCTTGtcaacgttttttttagtttttgatGCAGACAACCATCATTGATAAAAATCCCAAAGGCTTAGCTAGGCAAGCAGTTAGGATTGTCCCTACAgccttttaaaaatataaatatgttaAAGTTCTACCAATTAATGTAAACAACTGTATGTAAACAAGTTTTAAGTGttaaataaaatgattttaaaGGACCATAGCAGGgagtggggcactgggggcacccaaatatttaaaaaaattataagaaaatgaccagtagcggcgtggctgtgccccccaattgtattcttgatgtttctgtatcgtgcccccacAATAATTCGAGGCTTGCTACGGGTATGTTTTAGGGTATCAAACTATAAATGTATTGAATGATATGTGGAAAATACATTCATGTAatgttttaccttttttccatttttttttggtattttgatgcattttttttggtttggctTCAAACAACATAGCAATGACACTGTATCTCATACCAACCCAGAAATTATAACCATGCAGAAAGAcaatagggaccttaagcaacgacgactGCAACGCTGATGGCGatggcagaaa from Nematostella vectensis chromosome 14, jaNemVect1.1, whole genome shotgun sequence carries:
- the LOC5510289 gene encoding mitochondrial pyruvate carrier 1, which produces MAASRMLRRGFDYVKSKEFREYLCSTHFWGPVANWGLPLAAIADMKKDPEYISGKMTTALCIYSMLFMRFAWKVHPRNMLLFACHFTNEVCQLGQLGRFTKYKLEGGKQQPALAIEYESSSS
- the LOC5510274 gene encoding neuromedin-U receptor 2-like, whose protein sequence is MSNNSNVTSPPPITQTTQAANHINTCSNSHSIIQISMIVVVMAVSIIGNGAVCALLLRFKTLRTVPNILVANLALIDVVNACVNMPLFIMWYQCKVPYIGGPAVSWFTISFYVLFMNLTVVSLVVLMLDRYGAIVHGLRYHSWKTRNKALFSVFVIWFCACAYTYGQFAMGIHVDIGPQPAWMYRMEYFKIFGRPFVLTGYVVPLFVISILGILIWRQVRMSTIAISPQSSLGSDIKHRRDVATAKTVGLTILAYFWFGFFPVLLHSVAKIHGSWVHFFAYWFIHVSSMANPIIYSLRTQRFRLTLTLLLREPCGKSQPSMTSSSMVPSSGVTHSTGWTSSSTIKIIKVKPAVNVTSSAWMMTSFNGSALSSQATVESGGIVNLEEDNDDMAIF